Proteins found in one Cetobacterium ceti genomic segment:
- a CDS encoding acylphosphatase has protein sequence MLTYHFLVKGVVQGVGYRFTTYLNGNKLNIKGTVKNLEDGSVEIYAQGDEVAIKDFKQYLNIGSSYSSVREIIENTLEAKPFESFSIIY, from the coding sequence ATGTTGACATATCATTTTCTAGTGAAGGGTGTTGTTCAAGGGGTAGGATATAGATTCACTACCTATCTCAATGGAAACAAATTAAATATTAAAGGAACTGTAAAAAATTTAGAAGATGGTTCTGTGGAAATTTATGCCCAAGGAGATGAAGTTGCAATAAAAGACTTTAAACAATACTTAAATATTGGTTCTAGTTATAGTTCCGTTAGAGAAATTATTGAGAATACCCTTGAAGCAAAACCATTTGAAAGTTTTTCTATAATTTATTAA
- the selD gene encoding selenide, water dikinase SelD: protein MGPEALSNILKDIPSVEDKNLIVGFEKSDDAAVYKLTEDIAMIQTLDFFTPMVDDPYIFGQIAAANSISDVYAMGGVPKTAMNIVCFPEKLDMAILGEILKGGAEKVAEAGATLSGGHSIHDPEIKYGLSVTGIAHPEKILKNYGSQDGDILIVTKPLGTGIISTASKIGEASQKAIDTSIELMTTLNKYSGEILTKYPVTACTDITGFGFLGHAFEMADASEKTFILEKELIPYIEEAKEYAQEFFISAGGQKNRKYLEKKVEFDNVPFWLQEIMLDPQTSGGLLFSIPEKYVGEIMGELNKLKIKSSIIGRVENKQDKAIIIQ, encoded by the coding sequence ATAGGGCCGGAGGCTCTTTCAAATATACTAAAAGATATTCCAAGTGTGGAAGACAAAAATCTTATAGTTGGATTCGAAAAATCTGATGATGCTGCAGTTTATAAATTAACTGAAGATATTGCAATGATTCAAACCTTAGACTTTTTTACTCCTATGGTTGATGACCCATATATTTTTGGACAAATTGCTGCGGCTAATTCAATCAGTGATGTATATGCCATGGGAGGTGTTCCAAAAACTGCTATGAACATTGTTTGTTTCCCTGAAAAGTTAGATATGGCTATTTTAGGAGAAATTTTAAAAGGTGGAGCTGAAAAAGTAGCAGAAGCTGGTGCAACTTTAAGTGGAGGTCATTCAATTCATGATCCAGAAATAAAATATGGATTATCTGTGACTGGAATTGCCCATCCAGAAAAAATATTAAAAAACTATGGTTCTCAAGATGGAGATATTTTAATTGTTACAAAACCATTAGGAACAGGAATTATTTCTACTGCATCAAAAATCGGAGAAGCTTCTCAAAAAGCTATTGATACTAGTATTGAACTTATGACTACACTTAATAAGTATTCTGGTGAAATTTTAACAAAATATCCCGTTACTGCTTGTACAGATATAACTGGTTTTGGTTTTTTAGGACATGCCTTTGAAATGGCTGATGCTTCAGAAAAGACATTCATTCTTGAAAAAGAACTTATTCCTTATATTGAAGAGGCAAAGGAATATGCCCAAGAATTTTTCATAAGTGCAGGTGGACAGAAAAATAGAAAATATTTAGAAAAAAAAGTTGAATTTGATAATGTTCCATTCTGGTTACAAGAAATAATGTTAGACCCTCAAACTTCAGGAGGATTACTTTTTTCAATTCCTGAAAAATATGTCGGGGAAATAATGGGTGAATTAAACAAATTAAAAATAAAATCAAGTATCATAGGAAGAGTTGAAAATAAGCAAGATAAAGCTATCATTATACAATAA
- the selA gene encoding L-seryl-tRNA(Sec) selenium transferase: protein MNQELFRKLPKVDKLLKLPLFTNLIEKKGYNSVYEGITLSIDSFRNSIMNNSIESLSENDVIEKAMSIIQKKSKNNLKKVINGTGTIIHTNLGRSVFSKKMIENLSHVLSGYNNLEYNLETGERGSRYSHIENLICEITGAEGAVLVNNNAAAVLLCLDEFSKNKEVVVSRGELVEIGGSFRIPDIMRASGSKLVEVGTTNRTHTYDYENVINENTSMLLKVHTSNYKIIGFTEEIKREEIVALGQKYNIITMEDLGSGVLVDFSKYKMKKEPTIFDSLNSGMDIVTFSGDKLLGGPQCGIIIGKKELIQRLKRNQLLRAFRVCKMTLSALEVLLREYKNENYEDIPTLSMIIEPIDNVLLRAQQLQNKFSKTNIVTEILQSKAMIGGGSMPEEVMDSFALSFPEINPIEIEKYLRTCSNPIVGRVQNNRFMLDLKTIFPEDFDTVVETMKKFNQ from the coding sequence ATGAACCAAGAGCTTTTTAGAAAATTACCTAAGGTAGATAAACTATTAAAGCTACCTTTATTTACTAATCTAATTGAAAAAAAGGGATATAATTCTGTATATGAGGGAATAACTCTGTCTATTGACAGCTTTAGAAACTCTATTATGAACAATTCTATAGAATCACTTTCTGAAAATGATGTTATTGAAAAAGCTATGAGTATTATTCAGAAAAAATCTAAAAATAACTTAAAAAAAGTTATTAATGGAACTGGAACTATTATTCATACTAATTTGGGAAGATCTGTCTTTTCTAAAAAAATGATTGAAAACTTATCCCATGTCCTTTCTGGATATAATAATTTAGAATATAATTTAGAAACTGGTGAAAGGGGAAGTAGATATTCCCATATTGAAAATTTAATTTGTGAAATAACTGGAGCTGAGGGAGCTGTTTTAGTAAATAATAATGCTGCCGCTGTTTTATTATGCTTAGATGAATTTAGTAAAAATAAAGAGGTAGTTGTTTCTAGAGGGGAACTTGTAGAAATAGGAGGTTCTTTTAGAATTCCTGATATTATGAGAGCTTCTGGTTCTAAGTTAGTTGAAGTTGGTACAACTAATAGAACTCATACCTATGATTACGAAAATGTTATAAACGAAAATACCTCTATGCTTTTAAAGGTTCACACTTCTAACTATAAAATAATTGGTTTTACAGAAGAAATTAAAAGAGAAGAAATTGTTGCCTTAGGACAAAAATATAATATTATCACAATGGAAGACTTAGGTAGTGGTGTTCTTGTGGATTTTTCTAAATATAAAATGAAAAAAGAACCTACTATATTTGATTCTTTAAATTCAGGTATGGATATTGTTACATTTAGCGGAGATAAATTATTAGGTGGACCTCAATGTGGTATTATTATTGGAAAAAAAGAACTTATTCAAAGACTTAAACGTAATCAACTTTTACGTGCTTTTAGAGTATGTAAAATGACTTTAAGTGCCCTTGAAGTTCTTCTAAGAGAATATAAAAATGAAAATTATGAAGATATTCCAACTCTATCTATGATAATAGAACCTATAGACAATGTTCTTTTAAGAGCTCAACAACTTCAAAATAAATTTTCTAAAACAAATATTGTAACTGAAATTCTTCAATCAAAAGCTATGATTGGTGGAGGGTCTATGCCTGAGGAAGTCATGGATAGCTTCGCTTTAAGTTTTCCAGAAATAAATCCTATAGAAATAGAAAAGTATTTAAGAACTTGTTCTAATCCCATAGTTGGAAGAGTGCAAAATAATAGATTTATGTTAGATTTAAAAACAATTTTCCCTGAAGATTTTGATACTGTAGTAGAAACAATGAAAAAGTTTAATCAGTAG
- the selB gene encoding selenocysteine-specific translation elongation factor has product MKNLVIGTAGHIDHGKTTLIKHLTGVDTDTLPEEAKRGMTINLGFTYFQLSSGEKIGIVDVPGHEKFIKNMVAGATGLDFILFIVACDDGIMPQTIEHGNIIELLNINHGITVLTKRDLVSKERVEEVKKSIKETFVHGAIKSFPIVEVSPKDEKSYDHLRGLIEKELNHLNKRKRENSFFKMAIDRVFSVKGFGTVVTGTSAQGVIHKGDSLMIYPQMINVKVKGIENHGNKVEFLEAGHRCALNLTGVETSEIKRGSLLAPEKALFVTDKIDCFFTLLNNKKNIKNNHRIRLHIGTTEIIGRIKLLERDTLEPGQSSLIQLELEKSIVCNMGDIGVIRNYSPMDTIGGIKIISPQGKNTKRYNEEYIASLKSLLGNEEEKILETLKKFNNNLATLDDISINLGKYISLETLLENPKIINFQEGDNFKFIHMDNFNNLKNKVHEYLINFYKENNLKKGVSRSEIKNKIFQSYTLKDFNLIIKLLENDFIDTSEDVIALKGYSVKLTKEQKLIKDDILKIYKNMEFSPNSIKEIQQNFINKNDFSIMHNYLKEKGLLIPLTKENFVLKGFFQESQSRLIDYAKINEKITLGEFKNIIGTSRKFALLFLDKFDEIGFTKRIDDYRILRKEN; this is encoded by the coding sequence ATGAAAAATCTTGTTATAGGAACAGCAGGACATATTGACCATGGAAAGACAACCCTTATAAAACATCTAACTGGGGTGGATACAGATACCCTTCCTGAAGAAGCAAAAAGAGGAATGACTATAAACTTAGGTTTTACCTATTTTCAACTTTCTTCTGGAGAAAAGATTGGTATTGTTGACGTTCCTGGCCATGAAAAATTTATTAAGAACATGGTAGCTGGAGCAACTGGTTTAGATTTTATTTTATTTATCGTTGCTTGTGATGATGGAATTATGCCTCAAACTATTGAACATGGAAATATTATAGAACTTTTAAATATAAATCACGGTATAACTGTATTAACGAAAAGAGATTTAGTTTCTAAGGAAAGAGTTGAAGAAGTTAAAAAAAGTATTAAGGAAACTTTTGTTCATGGAGCTATTAAAAGTTTTCCTATAGTTGAAGTTTCCCCTAAGGATGAAAAATCCTATGATCATTTAAGAGGGTTAATAGAAAAAGAGTTAAACCATTTAAATAAAAGAAAAAGAGAAAATAGCTTTTTTAAAATGGCTATAGATAGAGTCTTTTCTGTTAAGGGATTTGGAACTGTTGTCACTGGTACTTCTGCCCAAGGTGTTATCCATAAGGGAGACTCCCTTATGATATATCCTCAAATGATAAATGTTAAAGTAAAGGGTATTGAAAACCATGGAAATAAAGTTGAATTTTTAGAAGCTGGTCATAGATGTGCTTTAAATTTAACAGGAGTTGAAACTTCTGAAATTAAAAGAGGTAGCCTTCTAGCTCCTGAAAAAGCTCTTTTTGTAACAGATAAAATTGATTGCTTTTTCACCCTTTTAAATAATAAAAAGAATATTAAAAATAATCATAGAATCAGACTTCATATTGGAACAACTGAAATTATTGGTAGAATAAAACTACTAGAAAGAGATACTTTAGAACCTGGACAAAGTTCTCTTATACAACTGGAACTAGAAAAATCTATAGTTTGTAATATGGGAGATATTGGAGTAATAAGAAATTATTCTCCTATGGATACCATTGGAGGAATTAAAATTATTTCTCCTCAAGGAAAAAATACTAAGAGATATAATGAAGAGTATATCGCCTCTCTAAAGTCATTACTTGGAAATGAAGAGGAAAAAATCCTTGAAACTTTAAAAAAATTCAATAATAACTTAGCTACTTTAGATGATATTTCAATTAATTTAGGAAAATATATTTCTCTTGAAACACTTTTAGAAAATCCTAAAATTATAAATTTTCAAGAGGGAGATAATTTTAAATTTATTCATATGGATAATTTTAATAATCTAAAAAATAAAGTTCATGAGTATTTAATTAATTTTTATAAGGAAAATAATTTAAAAAAAGGAGTTTCTCGTTCAGAAATTAAAAATAAAATATTCCAATCCTATACTTTAAAAGATTTTAACCTAATAATAAAATTACTAGAAAATGATTTTATTGATACCAGTGAAGATGTTATTGCTCTAAAGGGATACTCTGTTAAATTAACTAAGGAACAAAAATTAATTAAAGATGATATTTTAAAAATATATAAAAATATGGAATTTTCTCCAAACTCCATAAAAGAAATCCAACAAAATTTTATAAATAAAAATGATTTTTCTATTATGCATAATTATTTAAAGGAAAAAGGTCTTTTAATTCCTTTAACAAAGGAAAACTTTGTTTTAAAAGGATTTTTCCAAGAAAGTCAAAGTAGATTAATCGATTATGCCAAAATAAATGAAAAAATTACTCTAGGAGAATTTAAAAATATAATTGGAACTAGTAGAAAATTTGCTTTACTTTTCCTAGATAAATTTGATGAAATAGGTTTTACAAAAAGAATTGATGATTATAGAATTCTTAGAAAGGAGAATTAA
- the yedF gene encoding sulfurtransferase-like selenium metabolism protein YedF — protein MIKVDALGQTCPMPLIMTKKALREITEGIVEVSVDNFIAKENVEKLAKEMGFHHESIQEGDIYKITIHKVIKEIVKKENKEDNTVVVIASDLMGEGDKDLGSTLMKGFIYTLSEMEDLPKTIIFYNKGVTFVSENETTIKDLKNLEARGVNIISCGACLNFYHLQDKIQVGKISNMLTIIETQMKATKIIRP, from the coding sequence ATGATTAAAGTTGATGCTTTAGGACAAACTTGTCCTATGCCACTTATTATGACTAAAAAAGCTCTTCGTGAAATTACCGAGGGAATTGTAGAAGTTTCTGTAGATAACTTTATAGCTAAGGAAAATGTGGAAAAATTAGCTAAGGAAATGGGATTTCATCATGAATCTATCCAAGAGGGAGATATTTATAAAATCACCATTCATAAGGTTATTAAAGAAATTGTAAAAAAAGAAAACAAAGAGGATAATACAGTAGTTGTTATAGCTTCTGATTTAATGGGAGAAGGGGATAAAGATCTAGGTTCTACCCTTATGAAAGGATTTATTTACACTCTTTCAGAAATGGAAGATCTTCCTAAAACAATTATTTTTTACAATAAAGGAGTTACCTTTGTAAGTGAAAATGAAACTACTATAAAAGATTTAAAAAACTTAGAGGCAAGGGGTGTTAACATTATTTCATGTGGTGCATGTTTAAATTTCTATCATCTACAGGATAAGATTCAAGTGGGTAAAATCTCTAATATGTTAACAATTATTGAAACTCAAATGAAAGCAACTAAAATTATAAGACCATAA
- a CDS encoding DUF3343 domain-containing protein, which translates to MNQEIFLLLAAESTHLVMKIEKILLDNNLVVRVIPLPTELKATCGLSVKCNMEDLEIIKKLLKENEVQVDFYKGSKIGFKKEFELLTF; encoded by the coding sequence ATGAATCAAGAAATATTTTTACTTTTAGCTGCTGAATCAACCCACCTTGTTATGAAAATAGAAAAAATACTTTTAGATAATAATTTAGTTGTTAGAGTTATTCCTTTACCAACTGAATTAAAAGCTACATGTGGATTATCTGTAAAATGTAACATGGAAGATTTAGAAATTATAAAAAAATTATTAAAAGAAAATGAAGTTCAAGTTGATTTTTATAAAGGTTCTAAAATAGGATTTAAAAAAGAATTTGAGCTATTGACTTTTTAA
- a CDS encoding carbohydrate kinase family protein: MNKPYVLVFGASVVDMFGFCGKNYRAYDSIPGKVKISFGGVARNIAENMARVGVNTKFISILGDDEIGKSMMRHSKTIGYDMENSLIVKDSSTPTYMAILDENGEMVSAVADMKTISSLTTEFIDSKKEIIENALYTFVDTDEPEKLEHLLKNFYTKTKFVLDPVSTAKAKGVKHLLKYFHTIKPNRYEAEVLSGINIKTEEDLHKVGEYFLSLGIKNIFISLDGEGVYYTDGITKGKLKANNVDVVNVTGAGDSFVAGIGYGYTNNFSLSESVKYAVAMSLITISHRETIHPEMGHDLVQEFIEKTAWEETKY, translated from the coding sequence TTGAACAAGCCCTATGTATTAGTTTTCGGCGCTTCTGTCGTAGATATGTTTGGATTTTGCGGTAAAAATTACAGAGCCTATGACTCTATCCCTGGAAAGGTTAAAATTTCTTTTGGTGGAGTTGCTAGAAATATTGCTGAAAACATGGCTAGAGTTGGAGTAAATACTAAGTTCATTTCGATTTTAGGAGATGATGAAATTGGTAAATCAATGATGAGACATTCTAAGACTATTGGTTATGATATGGAAAATTCCCTAATAGTTAAAGATAGTTCAACACCAACTTATATGGCTATATTAGATGAAAATGGAGAAATGGTATCTGCTGTTGCAGATATGAAAACAATAAGTTCTTTAACAACTGAATTTATTGATTCAAAAAAAGAAATAATTGAAAATGCATTATACACATTTGTTGATACAGATGAACCTGAAAAATTAGAACATCTTTTAAAAAATTTCTACACTAAAACAAAGTTTGTTTTAGACCCTGTTTCTACTGCTAAAGCTAAAGGAGTTAAGCATCTTTTAAAATATTTTCACACAATAAAACCAAATAGATATGAAGCTGAAGTTTTATCTGGAATTAACATAAAAACTGAAGAGGATCTTCATAAAGTTGGAGAATATTTTCTATCTCTTGGTATAAAAAACATTTTCATCAGTTTAGATGGTGAAGGAGTTTATTATACAGATGGAATTACAAAGGGAAAATTAAAAGCTAATAATGTTGATGTGGTAAATGTTACTGGAGCTGGAGATTCATTTGTTGCAGGAATTGGATATGGATATACTAACAACTTCTCTTTAAGTGAAAGTGTTAAGTATGCTGTAGCTATGTCACTTATTACAATTTCTCATAGAGAAACTATACACCCTGAAATGGGCCATGATTTAGTTCAAGAATTTATTGAAAAAACTGCATGGGAAGAAACAAAATATTAG
- a CDS encoding uracil-xanthine permease family protein — protein sequence MIKNRSPYDLDGVPHLKVAIPLGLQHILAMFVSNITPIIIVAGVLGISPTEKTLLIQGSMLVAGINTLIQAYTIGPVGARLPIVVGTSFAFVPIAISIGTKYGFEGVLGAALIGGLFEAFLGLIIKKIRKYFPPLVTGVVVLSIGLSLLPVGIQNFAGGIGSKDFGSLENLFIGFVVLVTVIFFKQFTKGTTSTGAIFIGTIVGFLVAMFMGKVNLSTIGEASIFSLPKPFMYGFTFHLDAIMAMVLMFIVSAVETVGDMSGVTMGGAGRETTDRELSGGILADGLGSALATLFSVLPTTSFSQNTGIIAMTGIMSRFVVGTGAMFLIIGAFIPKIGAIFTVVPPSVIGGSLVMVFAMISISGIQLITKEPLKGRNAVILAVSLGLGYGLGNVPDALVAFPESIRLIFGGSGIVVSGSIAVLLNIILPQDEKEEVVLTKSQKA from the coding sequence ATGATTAAAAACAGATCCCCTTATGATTTAGACGGTGTTCCTCATTTAAAGGTCGCCATTCCTCTGGGGTTACAACACATTTTAGCTATGTTTGTTAGTAACATCACACCTATTATTATAGTAGCAGGTGTACTTGGTATTTCACCTACGGAAAAAACCCTTCTTATTCAAGGGTCTATGCTTGTAGCTGGAATTAATACCCTTATTCAAGCTTATACAATTGGTCCTGTGGGAGCAAGACTTCCAATAGTTGTTGGAACGAGTTTTGCCTTTGTTCCCATTGCAATCTCCATCGGAACTAAATATGGTTTTGAAGGAGTTCTTGGAGCTGCTTTAATCGGCGGTCTTTTCGAAGCCTTTCTAGGTCTTATTATCAAAAAAATTAGAAAATATTTTCCACCTTTAGTTACTGGAGTGGTTGTACTTTCAATAGGTCTTTCCCTTTTACCTGTGGGAATTCAAAATTTTGCAGGAGGAATAGGTAGTAAAGACTTTGGATCTTTGGAAAATTTATTTATAGGTTTTGTGGTTTTAGTTACTGTGATTTTCTTTAAACAATTTACAAAGGGAACCACAAGTACAGGAGCTATTTTTATTGGAACCATTGTTGGATTCCTTGTAGCTATGTTTATGGGAAAAGTTAATTTATCTACCATAGGAGAAGCTTCTATCTTTAGCTTACCTAAACCATTTATGTATGGATTTACTTTCCATCTAGATGCCATAATGGCAATGGTTCTTATGTTCATAGTTTCTGCTGTAGAAACTGTTGGAGATATGTCTGGGGTTACCATGGGTGGTGCAGGAAGAGAAACCACAGATAGAGAACTTTCTGGTGGAATTTTAGCTGATGGATTAGGTAGTGCTTTAGCTACACTGTTCTCTGTTTTACCAACTACATCTTTTAGTCAAAATACTGGAATTATCGCTATGACTGGGATTATGAGTAGATTTGTTGTAGGAACTGGAGCAATGTTTTTAATTATAGGTGCCTTTATTCCTAAAATTGGAGCTATTTTCACTGTTGTTCCTCCATCTGTAATCGGAGGATCTTTAGTCATGGTATTTGCCATGATATCTATAAGTGGAATTCAACTTATTACTAAGGAGCCTTTAAAGGGAAGAAATGCTGTTATTCTAGCTGTATCCTTAGGTCTTGGATATGGATTAGGTAATGTTCCCGATGCACTTGTTGCATTTCCTGAAAGTATAAGATTAATTTTCGGTGGTTCAGGTATTGTTGTCTCTGGTTCAATTGCAGTTTTATTAAATATTATTCTTCCTCAGGATGAAAAGGAAGAAGTTGTTTTAACTAAATCTCAAAAAGCTTAA
- a CDS encoding FAD binding domain-containing protein translates to MFTFSNYYLATSIEDAYLELMKNKKNIILGGTSYLRMSNSHYNCAIDLSHCNLNYIKEEKEYFHIGAMCTLRDLEINLSLNKYFSSVISKSLEFILGVQFRNNATVGGSIFSKYGFSDLIPTLLILDTEVVLFKKGTMSLEKFLETPMNLKDILLEIKIKKDSKRAFYKTVRKSSTDYGILNLALSLDENKKFKISIGNRPGKGILLHNLMNHLNSNLPLNEDILKDFINKISFDDNMRGSKEYRNLLAFNLLNNIFKEELNCY, encoded by the coding sequence TTGTTTACATTCTCTAATTACTATCTTGCAACTTCCATTGAAGATGCTTATTTAGAACTTATGAAAAATAAAAAGAATATAATTTTAGGAGGTACTAGTTATCTTCGAATGAGCAATAGTCATTATAACTGTGCTATTGATCTATCTCACTGTAATTTAAATTATATTAAAGAGGAAAAGGAATATTTTCATATTGGTGCCATGTGTACTTTAAGAGATTTAGAAATTAATCTCTCTTTAAACAAATACTTTTCTTCTGTAATTTCTAAATCTTTAGAGTTTATTTTAGGAGTTCAATTTAGAAATAATGCCACTGTTGGTGGAAGTATTTTTTCTAAATATGGCTTTTCAGATTTAATTCCGACTTTATTAATTTTAGATACTGAAGTAGTTTTATTTAAAAAAGGAACTATGTCACTGGAAAAATTTCTAGAAACTCCTATGAATTTAAAGGATATTTTATTAGAAATTAAAATTAAAAAAGATTCTAAAAGAGCATTTTATAAAACCGTAAGAAAAAGTTCCACAGATTATGGAATTTTAAATTTAGCTTTATCTTTAGATGAGAATAAAAAATTTAAAATTTCCATTGGGAATAGACCTGGAAAAGGAATTCTTCTTCATAATTTAATGAACCATTTAAATAGTAATCTTCCTTTAAATGAAGATATTTTAAAAGATTTTATAAATAAAATTTCCTTTGATGACAACATGAGAGGAAGTAAAGAATATCGAAATCTTTTAGCCTTTAATCTTTTAAATAATATTTTCAAGGAGGAATTAAATTGTTATTAA
- a CDS encoding (2Fe-2S)-binding protein yields the protein MLLNCSINGIKRTLLIEPHEYLTETLRKAGFTSVKRGCDTGVCGLCTVLANGKPILSCSTLSIRCEGKFIETIEAYGEKAEKFSKFMGEEGADQCGFCSPGFTLTVIGMLKELENPTDNEILHYLNGTLCRCTGYASQLRAIKKFMESEKNNENRF from the coding sequence TTGTTATTAAATTGTAGTATTAATGGAATAAAAAGAACTTTGCTTATTGAGCCTCATGAGTATTTAACAGAAACTCTTAGAAAAGCAGGATTTACATCTGTTAAAAGAGGATGTGATACTGGTGTTTGTGGTCTTTGTACTGTTTTAGCAAATGGAAAACCTATTCTTTCTTGCTCTACTCTTTCTATTAGGTGTGAGGGAAAATTTATTGAAACTATTGAAGCCTATGGAGAAAAAGCTGAAAAGTTTAGTAAATTTATGGGAGAGGAGGGAGCAGACCAGTGTGGTTTTTGCTCCCCTGGTTTTACCTTAACTGTAATTGGAATGTTAAAAGAACTTGAAAATCCTACTGATAATGAAATTCTTCATTATTTAAATGGAACTCTTTGCCGTTGTACTGGATATGCTTCACAACTTAGGGCTATAAAAAAATTTATGGAGAGTGAAAAAAATAATGAAAATAGATTCTAA